The following proteins are encoded in a genomic region of Galbibacter sp. BG1:
- a CDS encoding RNA polymerase sigma factor encodes MEHTLQDSALVAKYIKGDEQSLEILINRHSQRIYSFIFSKVYDKDVTEDIFQDTFIKVIKTLKRGNYNEEGKFLPWVMRISHNLVIDHFRKNSRMPKFEGSDDFNIFSVLGDSTLNAEKQIIKDQVETDVKKLIDELPEDQKEVLLMRLYKDMSFKEIAEQTNVSINTALGRMRYAIINLRKMVEKNNIVLTN; translated from the coding sequence ATGGAGCATACTCTTCAAGACTCTGCTTTAGTGGCAAAGTATATAAAAGGCGACGAACAATCCCTCGAAATTTTAATCAATAGACATTCTCAACGTATTTATAGCTTTATATTTTCTAAAGTATATGATAAAGACGTTACCGAAGATATCTTTCAAGACACTTTTATAAAAGTGATCAAAACCCTAAAACGTGGTAATTACAATGAAGAAGGGAAGTTCTTGCCTTGGGTAATGCGTATTTCGCATAACTTGGTGATCGACCACTTCAGAAAAAATTCCAGAATGCCTAAATTTGAGGGAAGCGACGATTTTAATATTTTTTCTGTTTTAGGGGATTCAACCTTAAATGCGGAGAAACAGATTATCAAAGATCAAGTAGAAACCGATGTTAAAAAACTCATAGATGAACTACCGGAAGACCAAAAAGAGGTTTTATTGATGCGTTTGTACAAAGACATGAGTTTTAAGGAAATTGCAGAACAAACAAACGTAAGTATAAATACGGCTTTGGGAAGAATGCGTTACGCGATTATTAATCTGAGAAAGATGGTAGAGAAGAATAATATTGTTTTAACCAATTAA